From Pseudorasbora parva isolate DD20220531a chromosome 14, ASM2467924v1, whole genome shotgun sequence:
GGTCAAAAGAGCCATCTCAAGTCTCTGTGATCTTCTGCTCTCTAGATATGGCTCAGGTTCCTCCTTCAGCGACAGTCTGTGGGATTTTTTCACCTGTTTATCATCTGGCAAGAGAAAATATGTTCCAATGttcatatcaaatgtttaaactgagaaaatgtataattttaaggggaaaataagttgatttgaaatttcatggcatcaacacatcttaaaaaagttgtgaaaaggccatatttaccactgtgtggcaccccctcttctttttataacagtctgcaaacatctggggacagaggagacaagttgctcaagtgtgaatgttgtcccattctcatctaatacaggcttctagttgctcaactgtcttaggtcttctttgtcgcatcttcctctttatgatgcaccaaatgttttctattggtgaaagatctggacttcaggctggccatttcagtactcagatccttcttctacacagccatgatgttgtaactgatgcagtatgtggtctggcattgtcatgttggaaaatgcaaggtctccCCTGAAAGAGaagacgtctggatgggagcatatgttgttctaggacttggatatacctttcagcattgatggtgcctttccagatgtgtaaactgcccatgccacatgcactcatgcagctccataccatcagagatgcagcttctgaactgagcgctgataacaacttgggtttttcttgtcctctttagtccggatgacatggcatcccagttttccaaaaagaacttacaattttgattcgtctgaccacagaacagttttccacttcgccacagtccattttaaatgagccttggcccagagaaaatgcctgcgcttctggatcatgtttagaagtggcttcttttttgacctgtaGAGTTTAAGCAAACAACTGtaaatggcacggtggattgtgttcaccgacaatgttttctggaagtattcctgagcccatgttgtgatttccattacagtagcattcctgtatgtgatgcagtgccgtctaagggcccgacgatcacgggcatccagtatggctTTCTGGCCTTGAcgcttacgcacagagattgttccaggttctctgaatctttggatgatattttGCACTATAGATTATAACTTCAAACTcattgcaatttttctctgagaaactcctttctgatattgctccattATTCTTCGCCgtagcattgggggaattggtggtcctctgcccatcttgacttctgagagacactgccattctgagaggctctttttatacccaatcatgttgccaattgacctaataagttgcaaattggtcctccaacTGTTTCTTATATgaacatttaacttttctggaCTCTTATTGCTACCCGTCCAAATTTTTTGGAATTTGTAGCTCTCAAGAAATCCAAAATAAGCCAATATTTGacttttcaaaatgtctcacttttaacatttgatatgttatctatattctattgtaaataaaatctaagtttatgagatttgtaaattattgcattccttttttattcacaatttgtacagtgtcacaacttttttggaatgggGATTGTACACAAATAATCTTTGATAATATAGTGTTCATACTACAACATCATCTATCATAAGCAGGATCAGCTCCACCATCTAATATAAGCATATCATAAATGTTATTTACACACTGGGTTGATGTTAAGGACTGAATTGAACTGCTAGTCGTCTTGAGTAAAGGTCAGAAGATGAATCCTTTGATATTTACCCATCATCAGTGGTATGATATGAACTGAACTGATAAATGTCTCCATCTGGTGTGATTCTGAAGAACAGCATCATCACTGTGAGCTCAACAGGAAACAGACTATTATCCTGCCGGTGTTCTGACTAGATTATTTAGGCCTATGTGACCCATCAGTTTTACCCGGGCACAGCAGTTCATTTCATATTCACAATGCTCTAACACTATCAAAACACttcattcatgtctcaaattAACTTATTGTTTCACAACACTATACAAAGGTTTTCAGCCAACAAACACACTTTGTCAATCATAAAACACAGACCTAAAAAACACTaacatcacatttatttaaatcaagAATGACACTCTCAACCGTTTATAATTCACTGCAGTAACATAATCTGActttacatttacaatttattaCTGTAGAAATGTTGCAATTTAATTAAACGTTTTGCTCACctattatttgtaattatttgtggAATTTAGCAATTTCTGAGAGAAAATAGGTTCAAAGCCAATATCGACAAATACAGCATTAacggtggggtaagtgctatctggtaaccgctgctgatatttcaaatcaccaaaacaaacacgccccaaccccaaaagggtcttgcccctattttgatagctccgccccttacatgcgtaacccaggcaacgactatggcagaatctgtgtgtaactaatccaggttgaatattcaatgaaaaagatgaccccttctatcacaaaaacacaaaccgttctcatgaacacctcgatagtacacgagcacgagtccagctaacgacatattacaattatgaccagattagggttaatatagatcatgaaaagaggaaacatatattaggagtagagtatcttacttgtcggacacattttgtgagcagACGCTTaaaacagacagtgaggagatttagatgctccatacgatgtggaaatgaacgggtcttaatcatcgctgaagtgagcgacaatacgatcgcaaatgaacaaacaagtgaacatgacgcacgagcatattcaagcaaaagccagcatatattagttctcagctaatgtccgtcatgtgtgtcgtgtgttttgaataatgacgtgcactgagtgttctcttctcaccatcaatagtagacacgccccttacctgctgattggctacaagcttgttattggactcggcccgagtccgttttgtaaaacagtttttaaataacacttaccccacctttaatttaaaaataaaataaactgtatTTTCACATTACTTGAAGGAAAATGCAGTGAAGGACTACTCACTATCGACAGTCACACTGAAGCTCTTCACGATTTTGCTGCCGATGATAAAGTCCAGAGTCTTCAGTTCTggtgtttgtgatggtcagagatccagtctgatgatccagcttcagtctgttaATGTAACGCATGCAAACAAACAGAAGAAGAACGTCATTGATTCACACATTCACTCAGTCTCATGGAAGATCTTCAGCAACTAAAAGGACATCATACAAACCACATCCTGACTCATACACTGCCAGCATATATGCATTCATACAACCAAGAGACCAAAGCACATTTATTAAAGTCTCTGAAACCCCTGATGAATATCAACACTTCAAAATGTCATGTTTGAAGTAAAAATACTgcatatattttcatatttacagTTTGCTTAtccaataattattttaatgatatCAGTGTCTTTGGTTTTGCGTGCAGGACTGGCCAAATCAAACCTGTAGTCATTCACTATCGTGAGATTGTACTAAATAAACCAAATGTCTTATATTTATCACACAAACATCAGCCATTAAGTCAATGGAACAAAAGTGCCTTTTTAACAATGAGTGTAAACTTCACACAGTCCCTTATTTATTAAAGTTTGCCAACGGCTCTCATTATACAGATAAAGTAttcagttattttatattaaaatctgATGCATATAAgaggagcaggttttcatctgTAATAACACACTCCGGTGGAAACTGAGTACaagaatgtaaaaatgtgtgtgtggttatttACTAATGTGATATAAAGCTAAACTACTGAAGGGCAGTGTTATATGATCATTCTAATGTGTTGCTTTTCTCTGTTAGTttcttaacatgtttttttttggctgACAGGAAGAAGCTCTTCACCTGCAAACTAAACACACATGCTCTCTGGATGCCCgttgtctctcacacacaacacGATTGTCCACCCAACAGATCAAACCACATCTCTGAAGAACACCGACCGCAGCAGCTTTCAGTTTGACTCAGAGGCCAAACTTCACTAAAGCTGTGAGATCAGACACGCTTTTAACTTTGTACTTTTTCCATATTTACTAAaataaaatctgaataaatcaaCTCAACAGTTTTAAAATCACCAGAGTTTACAGCCGCACTCACAGTAGCCACATCATTTATTCACGCTGGAAAACTGACTACCAGCAAGGATTTCTAAAATCACTTTTTCAGAAATTGGACATTACAGGTTATTAATTATTCAGTCAGTTAGTTGTCTTTGCTCATATAGTTCATGATTATTAGagtttgaactttaaatatgTATTACAGATTAAtgcaatttataaataaattaataatcttTAGGTGaaccataatatatatatatatatatatatatatatatatatatatatatatatatatatatatatatatatatatatatatacacacacgtgtgtgtgtgtgtctgtatgtgtgcatgtttgagttcatgtgtgtgtatgtgtgcgcacatgtgtgtatgcgtgtgtgtatatgtgtctgtatgtgtgcgtgtgcgtgtgtgtgtgtatatgtgtctgtatgtgtgcgtgtatgtgtgtgtgtgtgtgtgtgtgtgtgttgcaccaGGAGGGTCAGACTCTGTCGGAGGAGGACTGACATGTCATTACttctgttgtgtttgtttaGATCAGTTGTGCTCGTGTTAATACATCAGAAAATGTTCcgcgtgtttgttttgttctgtttgaGCTGCTTCCGTCTGATCGGTAAGTTATAATTTCTGTCATTTATTCACGACTCAGAGTAATAAACTCCTGCTGCGACTCAAGTTAGATTATTTTCATCCACTGTGATCAAATCTTTCTTGttgttttagctattttaatttcaatgattacaaatgcaaatcctccgaaaacatttctaaaaaaatcatttaaataatttgaaaTATTCTGCAGTAATCATAGACAACTAGAGAACTCATGGCGATTCAGTAATAAACAGTGTTGAATATATCCGGCATATTTGAACTataattaatttatcatatttgtatttttttctacagcagatcattttaaaacacattaaagACTGAATGATTGATTCACACACTTCTGTCTGCTGTGATGtgaattttcatttagtttgCGTCTCTGCTGCTGTTAAAGGTTACAAACTGATCTCAGGCTTTCTAAAGCAACACGAGCATTAATCTGAAAACCTCTTCATGTTCTCCAGATGTGTTTGGGGCCGAAACAAATGAAATACATTCAGTGCCAGTGATAGAGGGAGATTCTGTCACTTTACACACTGATGTTACTGAAATACTTGATGACAACAATATACATTGGAAATATGGAGCTGAGAAGTCCCTTATAGCTGAAATAGTTGAAAAATATAGACACTTCTACACATATAACGGCACtgatgggagattcagagacagactgaagctggatcatcaaactggatctctgaccatcacaaacatcaGAACTGAACACGCTGGAGTTTATAAAGTGGAGATGACTGGAGCAAAACTATCATCAAAAACATTCAGAGtttctgtcaatggtgagtgGAGATGTAACTCATCCTGTGCTTCTTGTTTTATTAgctatatattgaaatattaaattatgttatgtaagggataatgtacatgtAGCCGAAGGTTactgcagaataaaccccgacagggTGATCAGGATCAGGTCtcgcatcactctgaaggggtttattctgtgataacaTTCGGCTACTTGAACATGatctgcttattacacggctacttgcCACATGATTAAATAATTAGActtgaaatattttattagctctttaaACGTAAAGCTTCCACGGAGAAATCAGTTGCTAGCAAGAGCAAATTCAAACTAGACGGACATTTAAGTGATTACAGTCATAGCACTGAATGAAAGACTGAAAAAAATGATTGAATTGctcaatatttttaaaaactgttGAGTTCATTCATTCAGATCTCAATGTTAGTATATGTTCTCAGTTTTTCACCGGTTGTTATTGAGGAATAGAATAATACACTGCTCATCATCTTCACAATGATCCAAAAATAACTGTGTTCATCCTTATTTATCTCATCTTTCTCAGCTCGATTGCCTGTTCCTGTCATCAGCAGAAActgttcttcatcatcatcatcgtcctcatgttcactggtgtgttcggtgttgaatgtgagtcatgtgactctctcctggttcaaaggaaacagtttattgtccagcatcagtgtgtctgatctcagcatcagtctctctctacctctggaggtggaatatcaggataaaaacacctacagctgtgtgCTGAACAATCCCATCAGCAACCAGACCAGACATCCCGACATCACTCAACTCTGCCACACAAGTGCAGGTACGGCAGCACGGctgatataatgtgtgtgtttattcacTGACCTGATCTCCGTCTTCTTTCTTTATCATTACAGAAACGATCGGACCgtctcatcctcctcctcctctagTCTCTCTGATAGTGCTGATCTCTGCTGGATCTCTGGTGACTGTTGCTGGATTTGTGATCTTCTGGATCTGCAAAAAACTAAGAAAAACAGACCAAGAAGGCAAGAGTTACAACTTGACTTTAAGTAACAAGTAATACAAATTAATTTTGTAGTTAACACCCTATATAATAGGTATATAAATGGATACCAGAATATTCAATTTCTTTAATACAATTTCATcccgctcggactgcagagaatgtgctcggtgtaaaaacacacttttctttcttatagacataccctgcgtcccaattcgcatactatccatcctaaatagtattcgaaaatagaattagtatgtcccaaatcgtagtatgttgaaaagagtattccaaagatacccggatggtttactatttccggtccgaattcacagtatggatcgatgggcactgtaacggctgatattgcccacaaccctttgcgagttggacgaggattcgattagaactacaaacgcggataaaaagcattaaaaaactacaaacatggcggatgtgcgagttcgacggttaagtagagaagtttagataaaggggtttgagtgaccaactatcaatatttaacctgacaaaaatatatttattcagtgttgtcacattatatttcacccgcagcagcattaagaacttttgtaatgacatgtttggccattaacttttaaatgcatcattatatttaaactgcaaaaacacatgaggagagtctctgacccacaaagacccacacatggcagatcaacgagcggctacatttctctccgatacggtaggagattaaactgaatgtggaggatttgaactgtgacgaatctgacgatgattgacaggacagttaaacggtgacgggatgcacgtaactaagcgacagagtccgttaaagatggcgaagtagtatgtccagaagcttgcatacttttctgctacacactcaaaagtatatactttttcttcacaaaaagagtacatacttttaggacgtagtacaagtaggcgaattgggacgcagcactcGAGTCTAATAAAggttaaagtcccagtgaagcGTAAGTAGGAAAttagttttcttcagtgctgtgacatatttccaagtgaaatggAATATTGAACAGAGGGCAGGGATTTATCTCAGCGCTCCTGCTCTCCATCTCACGCTCATAGCAGACTTAGAGGGGAGTGGTTACGcattttaaaacacaaattgacatctgagaaggaacgccgtttccagaccggtgtcatgacaaatcctgtccccctgtgaaatcgtgtcctgAAATCGTGTCCaagtaacttttcagattttgattaaagattaccacgGCAAACAATTGTTTCCggtgtattaacttgcacggattaattgttcaccctaaaggcctttgcacactgagtccgaaaTTCGCATGCGAAATTTTCGCATATCAAAACATTAATTCGACCTCACATTATGTCAATCACGCTTGTACACTGCCTCTGAAACTTTCGtccttcaaaaaaaaattgagaacaGATTCGATTTTCTGCGTTTTCGCATCCGTAAAAACGCATTTTGAGAGACGTTTTGACAACTCAGAGCCACCATACATATTATTATATCAAAAACactacaaatattattatatcacagctataattatagcacacCAAGTCCCTGTaaaccggtgtgtgtgtgtgtgtgtgtgtgtgtgtgtgtgtgtgtgtgtgtgtgtgtgtgtgtgtgtgtgtgtgtgtgtgtgtgtgtaagtgagagtgtgtgtgtgtgtgggtgtgtgggggggatccatagacatactgccagTCTCTGTTCAGGATCAATTGATTAAGGGAAATAAGTGGTCTTCTTTTTAATATGTGGCTCCAGTATCGCTAGTaaagcatcaaactgagccACTGACATTAAAGTAAACTTTGAAACGGTCTGGATAATCCCGCTTGATAAGGAGGGGAAACTCTCCTTCCTCTCTACGCGATCGCAGGCGTGGATGAAACCAATATTTCCTCAGCACAAACAAATCCTCACTAGGCTACTTGAAGATGTCACTTTGTGTTGTTTTGCGTTTTTTTCCGTAACGCATTCATTAATACGCATTGGACTCAGTGTGCGTGACGAATTTTTCAGATCGTGAATATTAAGAAACGCATGCAAAAATTTTGGActcacgcccgtttcacacatactccgtctgcagtgcgtgtgcggtgcgtatttttttacgtacccatgttaacggatggcagctttcacactgcacgtggatgcagtccgtcagtccgttccaggagcgttgcgtctgcagcagtgcacgaatcgttttcgtaccgagtctgttttttgctgcgctgcgttgctgcattaaagcgatagaacattgttcgcatttaaataaacatgtactgacgcgaaaatttagtaatttcaccacagatgcatatcatttaaaatatactcttgtttcaaagtcaacacatggctttttttctcaagtaaagcaacaaaacgacaccttacctggcatttaggttaaaaaaaagtgccataatggagagcactcgtactttcttggatgtgaaaagcaaagttctttttgacctgcaggatttcttttaaaagggtgtaaaaacgaaagaaaagacgagagtcggctgtttttgaatagactattgtaagtttctaatttaaaatgtttatgatttaaggctataacctgtgtttaaatgttttgccacttgtgtgagctaaatctaaagtatataaatatgaataaatgaatttaataaaatgttgtttaaatgtagtagcctaggctacgtaacctgacttctattaaagagtaaacagaACAGAGTAcagagaattggaattctgacgaggcatgttcagtaaaaacttttggattttaaataaaaaataataaataaatgctgtgtttgtggtatgcaacagcggatcagttgtgGACTGCAAAAGCAGCATATTTGAAAGCACTAAAGTGTGTgaggctcctgcaacgcacacgcaacgcaacacgcactgcagacggagtatgtgtgaaacgggcgtcagtgtgcaaaggcctttagacctataatatgtgctaacaaagtaaataagattttgatttcatgaggactttaaggGGAAAAATGGTAGCTTTGttaggctataactgcacttgttttggagtaatgttattgttaacccttttctttccctatgttgctgctgcatccttaaGTCTATGGCTGATCTCAATTTCTCAAACCATGGGCCATGTATCAAAAAGAAAATGCACGCGTTAATAAAATTAGTGccattaaaatgaatttgcaatAACgagttaattttgacagccctactacTTATGTGTGTGAAAAATTataggcttaaagggttagttcacccaaaaatgaaattgatgtcattaactcctccccctaatgtcgtttcacacccgtaagacctccgttcatcttcagaacacagtttaagatattttatattttagtcccagggcataatgcagtcaatgcccattttactgtacatgtccagaaagctaataaaaacatcatcaaagtagtccatatgtgacatcagttggttgattagtctcttgaagcatcgaaaatacattttggtccaaaaatatcaaaaactacaattttattcagcattgtcttctcccccatgtgcctccaaaaagaatcaaacggttaatgaatcagtgaatcgatcaatgattcgggtcgccaatgtcacgtgatttcagaagtTTGGCGCgaaccaaactgctgaaatcacgtgacattggcacaTATGCTGCCcgtcataaatcaaagcacatCTCGGAGGAGAACACCGACAAATGTGACAGAATGAACAATATTATATTGACATTTGAATGATGATGTCACTACACACATTCTGCTCCTTCTTCTCCGCTCGTCTCAGGTCAATAATGTgtcttccagctgattggtcggtgaggtgcgttcatgtattttgggggcgtggctttggaaagattccagaagggagaaggtggagtgaatggaaataatgagctgtctttaaaacagtcgtgagaggtctacagacactcaatttcTATACTTTACTAtactttttcagagtacttacattttaattatgtattgatatataaagaaagtttaaacaaatttggagaaaaattttttttaatcaattcttacctaccctacctttaattatgcagaactttaaggcttaatataattgaaactaatgttaaaagaagaaagaaaaaaaaaagaaaaaaaaggaaaaaaacccTCACAGTTGTCTTTAAGGACAAAATAAGCTGTAAAgatcaaaaccacaatttgtaccaggctgtaaacatgtttttttttctactgtAAATTTGGGAAtattaacatggggctcaatgaaattctgctccttctggagcctgtccctaatGGCCACTCAATAAATTCCAGATTAAattacttccatattggcttcaagacAAACTGGGAGAGGTTGCCGCTTATTGATGCTTTATCTCTGACAGTCCTGATAATAACACACATGCTGTGAAGAATCAGATCTAGTTTGGATTGAGTTTGTTGTTTTAATGAATCTATTATTATCATTGAAACAGTTGAGACGGCTGAAGACGAGATCACTTACGCTGAACCAGCGTTCTCCAAAAGAAACGCACAGAAATCGGTAAGAGAATTTTTTGTGTTGATGTAGATTGCTGTGTgcttgtgtttttgtctgtATAATCCATCACATCACAGAGAGAATAGCACCATATCAGATATTTATAAAAGCCATAACAGCATAATTCTATGCAATAAACTCTTATCTTATCTTAATCTTCAGCATGGACCTaccacatttattatttttattatgggTTCACGTGTGTAGAGCTGAAACCTATTATAATGGTTAAAATTTCCAAGGATCTGAATTCTCTTCTAAAAGTGATCGGACAGATCAAATCGTAGGTtttagagacttgaaactttgatGGAGTACCACCTCATCTACAACGCCACCAAGGCTCGCCCCAATCGGCCTGATGATGGCACTACAGCAGTCAAAAGTATTTAATggctcttaaaggtgcactatgcaacttttcgtctactggagggcgcctattctaaacggctcgcgagtaccgggacttttattatgacgggacacagtcgccgggcgcccgcacttccgctttttccggtcaggtaaaaacagctatttttatcatatcagatacatttaaggggccaaggaCTTCGGCCATCCGTTtgctctcttccctgaactgaaatgaagtagtgggctgttctttccacacgattgacatcaggttcaagtacggcaggttggctggtggttatgttgcccgcataccgcctcccatggccgagactggtattacgacaccTGACGGGCCGGGGCTAGATATCTccgcagcactataacttgacatttttttaatgacatcatcgcccttatttcttctcattcttttgatgcgtgtaagtcatttttttggatatttttacctcaatatTTGCACATGGCACCTTTAACTAATACTTAAAACTGTTAGTCACAAACTCTAGTGTCTTGTATCGTTGGAATCATTGACTCAAGACAGATGAAACACGTCTTGGATTAGATGGCAAAATGTTCATGTATTTTAGATTTTTCGAAAAACCAACAAattcaataattattaaaaagaaaGTAGAAATTGATTCACCATCACTAAGGGACGCtgaaacattcttcttttactAAAATGGCCATAACTTTTAAAGGAAtttgatattttcaccaaacttggtataAATTTGTAAAAGCTCAAAGTGAgatgacagtaaaaaaaaaaaaaaaaattaaaataaatttggccacttggtggcgctataacaggtACAAAAAAAACCATGAAACCGGCTATAACTATGCAGTCTTTAAGTCCAAATGACCTGAGATTACTTATCTTTATCCAAGGTGCCATGACTGTCTATGACAgcctttctcaaacttttttcagtCAGGGCACCTTTCAAAAGTGCATACAATTTCAAGGCACccccagtttaaaatataatttaaaaacactgcataacCCAAATATAAATGCAAATGTCCTGTTTATTTAGACAGGACAGTAATGAACAAATTATAATCCGCTAATATGTTTAACCCTTTCACACGTAAATTTAAAACATTCTGGCTGACCCCCCAGCGTGAGTTTTTCAAAGTGACCGTTATTAATGTGTCACTTTAtggtttccatggtgacgcgtcattgcttgtcacgtgacacaccgcagcaacaacagagaatgaatgatgatctgcttttatgtcatttttccttttttattcaaaatattcacaatttttttagatatggcctgaaatatctgatattccgatTGTCAAATATATGCAAGTGGCAGTGTTTTGTCGTTTAAACACCTTTATAATGATCGCGTTAGTTGAGCTGTATGCATGAGGGGCGCCGCCATCGCCGCCGCAGGCGCAGTTCAGAAAATCGGATCTGTTAGATTTAAGTTACAAGATGTgaattcatccacttctcccaaaatacataaaagtaagtggcaggtgaactggcagaagaatagagtaaactttaaagttatttacacaatgtgtatctgatatgaataaaactaattataatggaaatgattattattgcctcttcatttttcatcattgtgtattttataaactctaaatgtattgtttttttagtaCGTATACgtttgaaacctaaaataatcattatgtggctgaaaacactgaaaagttgtgatatatGACAGCTCTGAGCGCGCCTGTCTCTGGCTCAGTGTAAGCCAACG
This genomic window contains:
- the LOC137039710 gene encoding SLAM family member 5-like, whose translation is MSLLLLCLFRSVVLVLIHQKMFRVFVLFCLSCFRLIGVFGAETNEIHSVSVTEGDSVTLHNDVSIVHEDNNIDWKYGAEKYIIAEISRRFGFFLTYNGTDGRFRDRLKLDDQTGSLTITNIRTEHAGVYKVEMRGVKLSSKTFSVSVNDVFGAETNEIHSVPVIEGDSVTLHTDVTEILDDNNIHWKYGAEKSLIAEIVEKYRHFYTYNGTDGRFRDRLKLDHQTGSLTITNIRTEHAGVYKVEMTGAKLSSKTFRVSVNARLPVPVISRNCSSSSSSSSCSLVCSVLNVSHVTLSWFKGNSLLSSISVSDLSISLSLPLEVEYQDKNTYSCVLNNPISNQTRHPDITQLCHTSAETIGPSHPPPPLVSLIVLISAGSLVTVAGFVIFWICKKLRKTDQEGKSYNLTLSNK